A single region of the Kocuria rosea genome encodes:
- a CDS encoding response regulator transcription factor yields the protein MFQILMLTDADGPSASVLPALDLLNHKVSVAPTRTVSGSLDGRSPDVVLLDGRTDLITARNLAQLLTAKGLAAPLLMVLTEGGMAAVAANWMVDDVVLDTAGPAEVEARLRLASSRTAEVPEDDTRIRAGSVVIDDAAYSAHVNGQPLNLTYKEFELLKYLAQHSGRVFTRAQLLSEVWGYDYYGGTRTVDVHVRRLRAKLGADHEHLITTVRNVGYSFATTRAREG from the coding sequence GTGTTCCAGATCCTGATGCTGACCGACGCGGACGGACCTTCGGCATCGGTGCTCCCGGCCCTCGACCTGCTCAACCACAAGGTCTCGGTCGCCCCGACGCGGACCGTGTCCGGCAGCCTCGACGGCCGGTCCCCGGACGTGGTCCTGCTGGACGGGCGCACCGACCTGATCACCGCCCGCAACCTCGCGCAGCTGCTCACGGCCAAGGGTCTGGCCGCGCCGCTGCTGATGGTTCTCACCGAGGGCGGGATGGCGGCCGTGGCCGCGAACTGGATGGTCGACGACGTCGTGCTCGACACCGCCGGCCCCGCGGAGGTCGAGGCGCGGCTGCGCCTGGCCTCCTCCCGCACGGCCGAGGTCCCCGAGGACGACACCCGCATCCGCGCGGGCTCCGTGGTCATCGACGACGCCGCCTACTCCGCGCACGTCAACGGCCAGCCCCTGAACCTCACCTACAAGGAGTTCGAGCTGCTGAAGTACCTGGCCCAGCACTCGGGGCGGGTCTTCACCCGCGCCCAGCTGCTCAGCGAGGTCTGGGGCTACGACTACTACGGCGGCACCCGCACCGTGGACGTGCACGTGCGGCGCCTGCGCGCCAAGCTGGGCGCGGACCACGAGCACCTGATCACCACGGTGCGTAACGTGGGCTACAGCTTCGCCACGACGCGGGCCCGGGAGGGCTGA